One Myxococcus stipitatus DNA segment encodes these proteins:
- the cyoE gene encoding heme o synthase — MSARAESVSTTASDLISLMKPRLSSLVLITTAGGMFLAPGPLSTGHALVTLLATAGTVGAANALNCFWERDSDRFMARTQNRPLPSGRMEPPVALWFGVSLAAVSLPALALGANLLTAALGLLALLSYVLAYTPLKARTSAAMLVGAVPGALPPLMGWTAVTDRIDGGGFALFAILFLWQMPHFIAIALFRKEEYAAAGLKSIPLDRGDESSRAQIVLYQVALVPMTLLPFQLNISGSWYLAAAVVLGLGWLGQGAWGFFRHLGKPWARQTFFFSLLYLTGLFAAMCLDRIPRG; from the coding sequence TTGAGCGCGCGTGCAGAGTCCGTGTCGACGACCGCGTCCGACCTGATCTCCCTGATGAAGCCCAGGCTCTCCTCCCTGGTCCTCATCACCACCGCGGGAGGCATGTTCCTCGCCCCGGGCCCCTTGTCCACCGGCCACGCCCTGGTGACGCTGCTGGCCACCGCGGGCACGGTGGGCGCGGCCAACGCGCTCAACTGCTTCTGGGAGCGCGACAGCGACCGCTTCATGGCGCGCACGCAGAACCGGCCCCTGCCGTCCGGGCGCATGGAGCCCCCGGTCGCGCTGTGGTTCGGCGTCTCCCTGGCCGCGGTGTCCCTGCCGGCGCTCGCGCTGGGGGCCAACCTCCTGACGGCGGCCCTGGGCCTGCTGGCCCTGCTGAGCTACGTGCTGGCCTACACGCCGCTCAAGGCGCGCACGTCCGCGGCCATGCTGGTGGGGGCGGTGCCTGGCGCGCTGCCGCCGCTGATGGGCTGGACGGCGGTGACCGACCGCATCGACGGGGGCGGCTTCGCGCTCTTCGCCATCCTCTTCCTGTGGCAGATGCCGCACTTCATCGCCATCGCGCTGTTCCGCAAGGAGGAGTACGCGGCGGCGGGGCTCAAGTCGATTCCGCTCGACCGCGGCGACGAATCCAGCCGCGCGCAGATCGTCCTCTATCAGGTGGCCCTGGTGCCGATGACGCTGCTGCCCTTCCAGCTGAACATCTCCGGCTCCTGGTACCTGGCGGCGGCCGTCGTCCTGGGGCTGGGCTGGCTGGGCCAGGGGGCGTGGGGGTTCTTCCGGCACCTGGGAAAGCCCTGGGCGCGCCAGACGTTCTTCTTCTCGTTGCTCTACCTCACCGGCCTCTTCGCGGCGATGTGTCTCGACCGCATCCCTCGCGGCTAG